The window GTGCAACACATTTGTAGAAGTTAGTATACAAAGTTAAACGTGTCACCTGTTCTGTAGATGCTACGCTGGTTCCTAAAGAGCCAGTCTGTCCTTGAGGAAGCTCCATGTTCAGGTCAAGTCTGCAAATAAAGATTTATGACAGATGAGTGAAAGATATTCGGTCAGTTAGATTAACATTTGCAATCATATCAATGACTGAAGCaacaacatttattcatttcaggTACTTTGTGAAGAGGACAGAGGGAAGCTTTCAGTGTTCATGCATTGGAGCTCTCATGTGGTTTGGTCACACACGCACACACGTTTAGTCATACTGCACAATGATCTCACTTCTTTTTCCGCTCTGGCCAGGTATATTGAGAGCAGACCGATCCCATTAATCATTTCGCAGCAAGCTGACACCAGAAATCACCAAGGGAAAGATCTGCAAATCTGCACATAAAATGCATTCACCGCGACACATACAACTAGAATCTGTGAGTACAGATCCTGGGGACTGCAGGGGAGGGGCTAGGTAGTACAGATCCTGGGGACTGCAGGGGAGGGGCTAGGTGCACAGCTGAGCCAATTAATGCAGATAGATGGACAATATTCATGATATGAAGGCCAGTCCCCATTCATATAGAGAAAAGGGGAGGGGGTCTGGGAGCTTCTATATGGGGGGTCCCTGATGCTGCACATGAACATGTTTCATGTCAGACCACATACAGAATAGCAGGATGGGGAGGGGTCTGAGAGCTGCAGGGGGTCTCCAATGGTGATATTATACAGCCTAGGACACCATGGCACCTCACAGGACCTCCCCATATCAACACTGAGGATTTCTGgtcaccctcagtgcttcctccaTAACGGGGGGATTAAGAGAAAGATCAGCAGAGAGTTGTCAGGGAAGGAGAAACAATTTAGAAGAACGACTCACCCGGCTTCATCTGCCATCTCCTGTAATAGATTATCCACCTgaccctgaaataaaaaatatcagcaatTGTTACAGATAATATAATGATACACACAATGTACTAACAtgaagggcccatttacaccctGACACTTCTCCGAGGCTCATTACTACAACTGGGTTCATGGGACCATGCAAGGTTCTGCCCCACCCCAAAACCAATGCTGGGGCAACAAACTTTGACAggctttaaaaaaaggggggggggagcaagCAATATAAGTGGCGTTGTTTGTAATGATCCCTCTACCTGCAGGCTAGATTTGTGAGTCTGAACACCTACCTGTGGGGTAGTTAGCGTTGTGTGTACCGATCCCTCTACCTGCAGGCTAGTTAGTGTTGTGTGTCTGACCTGTGGGAGTAGTGAGCCTTGCGTGTTGGACCACCTACCTGTGGGGTAGTTAGTGTTGTTGTGTTGCTCATTGTGTCCTCCATCTGTTGGGTCTGAACGTCTAGGGTCTCAAACTGATGCTCAAATTTGTCCATCAGTGCGGAGATCTGAAGAAAAGTGAATGTTAGTCAATGAAATACAGCTTTGGGCAGAGGAGAATTTCCTTTGTACGGCTCACCTTCTCCAGGTTCATACTCTTCAATGTGGCGTCCATCGATTTCACCACTCCAGCCATCGACTTTGTGACCTGGATGAGGGAAATCACACAAAAATCACCGGTTATAGAAAACATTTCTTGTTTAGTTCTTCTGTCCACATAAGGAGCCAGAAGATATATGGGGCAGATATAGTGCAGTGAGCGAGTGTTGTCACCTGAAGACAGGAAGTGAGCTAGTGTAATGTATGACATTTGTTGCTCACATGACACATATCAGGTTGGCGACAATGTTCTATATACAAGGTGCATCATACAATCCAATCACAGATCATCAGAGATCAACCAATCATCACAGAGACATGAGGGGATTTATATGGCACGGCTCACCTTGCCCATAGTAACCGCTGTCTGAACTCTCGCTGCCACGGCGTCCACTCTGGCGCTCATCCGCAGGAAGTTGATGCCCTGATTCTTCTGCCGGATGGCGTTCTCTGCGTGGATGCGAGCGATctccgtattccccttctgaatGGCCTATAGAGAAGGAAAAGAACGGAGAGAACAAATATTACATCTCATCATCACCAGAGAGGAAGAATTGCAGCACTGCGGAGCTCAGGATGGGGATCCAGtgactacatttcccagaattCCACTGTGCCGAGCTGACTTCTCatacaaatgtacagaaaatctGCAAAGTTTCTAAATGTTGAAGTCTGAGCTGCCAGCAAGAAGAGGGGGTGTTTATAGGGGGGATTAATAGTGGGGTTGTTTATGGGGGGGCCTTTCTATAATTGGGTGGGGGTGTTTATGGGGGGATATCTATAAGGATTGGGGGCATTCTATAAGGGGTGGGGGTGTTTATAGGGGGGACCTTTCTATAAAGGGTGTTTATGGTGGGCATTCTATAAAGGGTGGGGGTATTTATGGGGGGCACAGATCCAATATCTGTTGGAGGAATTCTCTCACCTTCTTGATTTTGGCTTTCTCTGTCTTCTCCTCCTTCTCGCATTTCTTGGCGTTGCGGTGAAGTTCTTTAGCTGCAAACTTCAGGTTGAAGAGGTGCTCTGGGTAAAATGTTAAGGTGCAGAACCACCAGATGAAGCAACCAATCAGAGAACAGACCTCACCGAGAGGAGAGGGCGACAATCCTGGACAACACCAACCAATCGGTATTCTGGGATAGTTTCGAAAAAGATGAAATCTAATTGGCTGCTCTGGATGTGCCACTCCCAGGGGGGAGAACAGAGGGGGTGCACAGGATGTAAAGCCAATCACTAAAATCGCACTTAGGCTGCTGCAAGGTCACATGATCAGCTCCCCTCCAATCACAGGGCTCCTTCTGAATGGAGCAGAGAGAATTTTATAAGGTGCTTTGCTGGATACCCAACTATTACCCCTAAAACAACCCCCCCCTTTCCCTGGCTGCACCACCTGACACTGATTTAGGGGGGTTACTGGAAAGTGGGGTTACAATACAGAGACCATCcccacttacagcttcttcccacgcAAGctacttcctgtcttagggtgacaacacgcACATCACTCCCATTTGtgctccagtgttgtcaccctgtcttATTGGACTTCTGATGGTGACTACAGAGGAATGTTTCCTCTCATTACATCAGTGTCAGTTGTCACCATCAGGGATCCCCActgggaaatgccatgcagccattgtaTATAAGTAAAGGGGGGTGCCGGGAAAGGCAAAAACAAGGACAGAAAGCAGCATGGAGTCTATTCCCTTCCTGGCATGGAACGCAGGGACACAGCCTGTTTGTTGTCCTCGGATGTTATTTCAGGACGTCAGCAGCCTCTATTAATAAAGCGCCACCACCTATAAAGTGTCTCCGCTCGACAACACAACAACCCCATCTCACATTTCTGGAGGAACCGGTTCCCAGTGAACACGCCCTGCTGACATCACAGCGGTCACATGACATGGTCACATGTGCAGCCCTCACCCCCAGCAATTCCTAAACGCTGATTAATGAGACACAAATGTGAGATGTGGAATATACCCCCACCTACCCCACCCTCCATGGAGGCAACTACAGAGGGGAGGGGGTATAAAGGGATCTTACAGAGGGGTAATAGAGGGCAGCTTCTCACCCAGGGACACCCGATATATAAATGTCAGCTGCCAGGCTGCAGACAAACGTTAAGAATTGTTGGTGCCGATTTACACAAATCTATCggatattttatttcagttcGGCTGCCAGGAGGGCAAAAAAAGTCCAATACATCCCCAGAACATCGCTGTGGTATAGGGACTCCTCTCAGCACATTCAGAAAGTTCTTCTTCtttagtaatattttgttttgcaacCATTGGGATTACAGAATGCTTTCCATGTCATTTCTTGGGCTggtcacttcctgttccagtgacaaccatTACCATACAAATTTCCCTTTGGGGACACAAAGCACACCCCCAATATGAACCAATCACATTCCCTGCCCTGAGTGCACAGACAGCTGATTGGACAAAGCAAAAAGACAAAATGGAACAGACACCCAACCAAAGATATACAGTCATTGGGTTCACCGTGTATAGGCCAGGGGGGGTCACCGGGTACCCAATGGATAGTCCCGGTATCCCCAGTGACCCCCCTGACATGAACCCGGCGACCCCCTTGGCGCGTACCCGGTATCCCCCATGTCAAGTAAAGGTATTCCAGCTGTCCCCATGACACCTACCCGGTATCCCCGCCGACCCCATGACACTTACCCGGTATCTCCCATGACACGTAACCGGTATCCCTGCCGACCCCCATGACACGTACCCGTTATCCCCCATGACACGTACCCGGTATCCCCGCCGACCCCATGACACCTACCCGGTATCCTCTCCGTCCCCCATGACACTTACCCGTTATCTCCCATGACACGTAACCGGTATCCCCGCCGACCCCCATGACACCTACCCGGTATCCCCGCCGACCCCTATGACACGTACCCGTTATCCCCGCCGACCCCATGACACGTACCCGTTATCCCCGCCGACCCCCATGACACGTACCCGGTATCCCTGCCGACCCCATGACACGTACCTGTTATCCCCCATGACACGTACCCGGTATCCTCACCGTCCCCCATGACACGTACCCGGTATCCTCACCGTCCCCCATGACACGTACCCGGTATCCTCACCGTCCCCCATGACATGTACCCGGTATCCTCACCACTCCCCTATGTTCTGTACATGGGGCTGAGGCCTGTACCGGGTATGAGGCAGACATAACACCGGATCATTGTGATCAGTATACAATGCACACAGCACAGATCATACCATATACATTGTATACCCCACACCGGACACATTCGGTCATCCCATGTACTCTGTATATAAAATACCCggtgaccccctccccccccatagATATATACATCctatcacatacatacatacaggacAGATTATCTGAAGGTGAAGGATACTCTCCATACTAGACATGTTGTCTCTCCGGTGTCTCCCGGTATATCTCTGTTATTTTCAATCTCTGTGTTCTTCCGGTTTGTCCTCTCACTCTGCTTCCTGTTCCTCGCTGACGTCACATACACGGCAACCAATAGCAGTGGTCATTGGGTATTGTGGGCGTAGCCTAGGCATCCAGTCATTCTGGGCGGGACCGCTGAGCTCACCGTCTCGTGACAACAAGAGTCACGCTGGACGAGGCGGAGCGAAGGGCAGTGACGCGACTGGTGACACGCCCACTCTAGACTTGGCCCACATCAATGTATTTAATTTGCCTGGGCGTGGCCAGAAATCTCGTCAGTCAGTGCGCGGCACAGAGCTGTGTGATGTCACAGCAATATATTGTACGGGAAGCCCCTCCCACTCCCATATTATCATAATTTGGGGGAATACATGAGGATAGAAGAGTGGGCGGTGCTCTGGTCACCACCAGAAGCTTTGATCCAATCAGGTACTATCATTCTTCGCCTGAGGGCGGGGCTGACTGGAGGTGGGCGGTACGTCATGTCAGAGCGCATTTAAATTGGAATTTAAGCTTCTGGGGAAGTTCTGATTGGAGGTTGAATATTGGGCAGGAAAATCCAATGACATCATGTCATCGTCCAATGACAGGTGGCCGCCCTATAGCGCCATTCTAGAGGGCAGAGATATCCAGAGAGCCCCCTAAAGGATGGAGCACAACTGGACGAGGCGCCATGGGGGATATTgggggggtcataattataaaaagtagtgagAATTGAActtcagggttgctgtttaaaaagttagtgtgtctagaagcccaaaataaacaaacaaattagggaccccaggggccacttacatagcaatgaggtgcgacccccaaatttatacccacctgtcacaaaactagaaaatgctcataatacaaTACACTGCCCCCTTCCATACTGCCAACCCCAATTCCCCAGAAAgggtgcggtgcaggtgaacaaattcataggtgcaagtgagggacacctgtggctagcaccccccaaaatttcatcaataggccatcaccagaacaggtggaactccgcccataaaatAAAcgaccctgttacacattgctggaggcttccatcacctgaaccccaattttccaaGGAACGGTGTCTGCCCCCCGTGCCAAGGTACTGAGCCAACGCTGGATTGGTGATTTGTTTCTGATGCATAGCAGTAATTGTACTACAACCCCCAACATCACTCATAGAGGAGAACCTTCCATAGAAATGGATTCAGAGGTTCCTGAAATGAGCTCTAGAAATGAAAGTCACAATATAGGAAACTGATGATATTGCAGAATTACAGATgcacataaaatgtattcatgctTAGCCCCTAATTCCTAAAGCTGAATAAACCATTCCTAGGACTCTATTTGTGAATGATTCCCCGGTCAATTCGTCTGGGATTCGCTGACTGATGGTCAGATCTCTGTACACTTCCTCAGACTCttagtgccacctagtggacaatcaTCAAACGTGctcagctgtcacaataggaaatacatGAATATTATAAAGGAATTGAtggggaattatttataaatagagctcctaATTATTtcccatctaaaatttaaatcactttacAAATCTGAATTCCAATTGTTATGGGTAACATAAGAGCAATGCAGGAAAGCAGGAGAATATTCAGTGTAGTTCAGAAGCCCCAGCGCTCCAACCCCTTTGTACATTTCCTTCACTGATAGATTTCTTTGACCTCAAACTTTAATTTCAtctataccattattattattattattcctattaataaacacgatttatatagcgccaacatattaggcagcgctgtacattaaatagggcttacaaatgacagactaatacagacagtgatacaggaggagaagaccctaccccgaagagcttacaatctagtaggatcaTCACAACACAAAGGAGACAaaagtttcctttattttcttcacCAAACCTGGGAATGAGTGAATCAAGTGAAAACATTCACCTGCATTGGATCCTCGGATCCAGTTGTGGttccagaaggtaataaaatgaagcaaaaattCACTTCCAGCATTAAAGGCTCGTGGAGCAAATTCTCCcagatgtaaaatgttttctcttaTAGTCTATACACATAGGgatctgtttaataaatagggaatctgacaataTAGAGCCCAATGTGTATCTGACATTGGTTGGAGGACTTTCACCGCATAGTTCCAATACAGAAAGCATACAAACCTTGTTCATTTCCACTGATATGATCTTTTCCATGCGATGCAATATTTTGCTTTACACATGACATTTTATTAGATGTTTGAGTAACAATTCCATTGTGAATAATGTGTAAGCCAAGACCCCTAGGCACCCAGAGCCCATCAGTGACCCCCAGGCACCCAGAGCCCATCAGTGACCCCCAGGCATCCAGGGCCCATCAGTGACCCCTAGGCACCCAGAAACCAGTGACTCTCCCCACCGACATCCCTGCTGTCCCTACAGTTTGATTTGCAGGTGGAGAGGGGTCcatgttctttatattttcatcttcactttacaaaaatacaaataaatatcctCTGACTTTAGTTAGTTGTAATGTAGCCCTGTGTCAGGTGGACAATTTAACCTCCCCTTCCATCACCCCTGGGGGAATTCATCTGATATATTGCAGGTTCTGAGGGCAGAATATAGCTCCAGAGGACAAGGCTCTCTTTTACCCCAAATTACCAATACTACAAGAAATATAGAATCCTGGAAAGAAGGTGCAGTAAAAGTAGATTACCACAAGATGGCGCACAGACACCAGATTCACAAAGAACCTGGCCTCACCCTGCACACCCGCTATGGGGCGGAGCGATCTTTACTTTACTTGGTGATAACAAAGTCATCCTTTTTGGGGACAAACTAAGATATCTTTcagcatttttatgtaaaaaaaatattttattttctttttaaacatttttattttattacagttttcaaaattattaaacaaacataacAGGCATTAATAAAATAGAATTCCANNNNNNNNNNNNNNNNNNNNNNNNNNNNNNNNNNNNNNNNNNNNNNNNNNNNNNNNNNNNNNNNNNNNNNNNNNNNNNNNNNNNNNNNNNNNNNNNNNNNNNNNNNNNNNNNNNNNNNNNNNNNNNNNNNNNNNNNNNNNNNNNNNNNNNNNNNNNNNNNNNNNNNNNNNNNNNNNNNNNNNNNNNNNNNNNNNNNNNNNNNNNNNNNNNNNNNNNNNNNNNNNNNNNNNNNNNNNNNNNNNNNNNNNNNNNNNNNNNNNNNNNNNNNNNNNNNNNNNNNNNNNNNNNNNNNNNNNNNNNNNNNNNNNNNNNNNNNNNNNNNNNNNNNNNNNNNNNNNNNNNNNNNNNNNNNNNNNNNNNNNNNNNNNNNNNNNNNNNNNNNNNNNNNNNNNNNNNNNNNNNNNNNNNNNNNNNNNNNNNNNNNNNNNNNNNNNNNNNNNNNNNNNNNNNNNNNNNNNNNNNNNNNNNNNNNNNNNNNNNNNNNNNNNNNNNNNNNNNNNNNNNNNNNNNNNNNNNNNNNNNNNNNNNNNNNNNNNNNNNNNNNNNNNNNNNNNNNNNNNNNNNNNNNNNNNNNNNNNNNNNNNNNNNNNNNNNNNNNNNNNNNNNNNNNNNNNNNNNNNNNNNNNNNNNNNNNNNNNNNNNNNNNNNNNNNNNNNNNNNNNNNNNNNNNNNNNNNNNNNNNNNNNNNNNNNNNNNNNNNNNNNNNNNNNNNNNNNNNNNNNNNNNNNNNNNNNNNNNNNNNNNNNNNNNNNNNNNNNNNNNNNNNNNNNNNNNNNNNNNNNNNNNNNNNNNNNNNNNNNNNNNNNNNNNNNNNNNNNNNNNNNNNNNNNNNNNNNNNNNNNNNNNNNNNNNNNNNNNNNNNNNNNNNNNNNNNNNNNNNNNNNNNNNNNNNNNNNNNNNNNNNNNNNNNNNNNNNNNNNNNNNNNNNNNNNNNNNNNNNNNNNNNNNNNNNNNNNNNNNNNNNNNNNNNNNNNNNNNNNNNNNNNNNNNNNNNNNNNNNNNNNNNNNNNNNNNNNNNNNNNNNNNNNNNNNNNNNNNNNNNNNNNNNNNNNNNNNNNNNNNNNNNNNNNNNNNNNNNNNNNNNNNNNNNNNNNNNNNNNNNNNNNNNNNNNNNNNNNNNNNNNNNNNNNNNNNNNNNNNNNNNNNNNNNNNNNNNNNNNNNNNNNNNNNNNNNNNNNNNNNNNNNNNNNNNNNNNNNNNNNNNNNNNNNNNNNNNNNNNNNNNNNNNNNNNNNNNNNNNNNNNNNNNNNNNNNNNNNNNNNNNNNNNNNNNNNNNNNNNNNNNNNNNNNNNNNNNNNNNNNNNNNNNNNNNNNNNNNNNNNNNNNNNNNNNNNNNNNNNNNNNNNNNNNNNNNNNNNNNNNNNNNNNNNNNNNNNNNNNNNNNNNNNNNNNNNNNNNNNNNNNNNNNNNNNNNNNNNNNNNNNNNNNNNNNNNNNNNNNNNNNNNNNNNNNNNNNNNNNN is drawn from Pyxicephalus adspersus chromosome Z, UCB_Pads_2.0, whole genome shotgun sequence and contains these coding sequences:
- the CHMP1B gene encoding charged multivesicular body protein 1b, with the protein product MSSMEKHLFNLKFAAKELHRNAKKCEKEEKTEKAKIKKAIQKGNTEIARIHAENAIRQKNQGINFLRMSARVDAVAARVQTAVTMGKVTKSMAGVVKSMDATLKSMNLEKISALMDKFEHQFETLDVQTQQMEDTMSNTTTLTTPQGQVDNLLQEMADEAGLDLNMELPQGQTGSLGTSVASTEQDELSQRLARLRDQV